A section of the Pseudomonadota bacterium genome encodes:
- a CDS encoding thiamine pyrophosphate-dependent enzyme, whose product MRVPGAPARPGEQPDFSYLRLTDAGVAPRPAVDAAVADTEGLSRQLVRVLDEDGAARGDWAPDLSTEQLTHGLRLMLGVRAFDDRMLKAQRQGKISFYVQSRGEEAVSVAQGLALRTGDMLFPTYRNQGLYFARERPVVDLMCQCLSNARDMCRGRQLPIMYHWKEKNIFSISGNLTTQVPQAVGWAMASAIKGEDHIAVTWTGEGSTAESDYHNALTFANVYQAPCIINVVNNQWAISTFQGIAGGQDSPFAARGPGYGMPGIRVDGNDYLAVYAVTEWAAQRARSGGGPSLIELVTYRASAHSTSDDPSRYRAKDEHKHFPLGDPIERLKTHLVAQGAWSQKEHDELIAELDDRMSASWQEALSYGTTEEGSSFAVDSMFDDVYKDIPDHLVAQREKLKRQLQKQ is encoded by the coding sequence ATGCGCGTTCCGGGCGCCCCCGCCCGGCCCGGCGAGCAACCCGATTTCAGCTATTTACGTCTCACGGATGCAGGGGTGGCCCCTCGGCCTGCTGTAGACGCGGCCGTCGCGGACACGGAGGGCTTATCGCGACAGCTAGTGCGGGTACTCGATGAAGACGGCGCCGCGAGAGGCGACTGGGCACCAGACTTATCCACCGAGCAACTTACGCACGGACTGCGTCTCATGTTAGGCGTTCGTGCGTTCGACGATCGCATGCTCAAAGCCCAACGCCAGGGCAAAATCTCATTCTATGTGCAGTCGCGCGGCGAAGAGGCCGTTTCGGTGGCGCAGGGCCTCGCGCTTCGCACGGGCGACATGCTGTTTCCGACCTATCGAAATCAGGGGCTGTACTTTGCGCGCGAACGGCCGGTGGTCGATTTGATGTGCCAGTGCTTATCCAACGCCCGCGATATGTGCCGCGGCCGACAGCTTCCGATCATGTATCACTGGAAAGAAAAGAACATCTTTTCGATTTCGGGCAACCTCACCACGCAGGTACCGCAGGCCGTCGGCTGGGCCATGGCGTCGGCGATCAAAGGTGAAGACCACATCGCCGTGACGTGGACGGGTGAAGGCAGTACCGCCGAGTCGGATTATCACAACGCACTGACCTTCGCGAACGTCTACCAGGCGCCGTGCATCATCAATGTGGTCAATAATCAGTGGGCCATTTCAACGTTTCAGGGAATTGCTGGCGGCCAGGACAGTCCGTTCGCGGCACGCGGCCCAGGCTATGGCATGCCCGGTATTCGCGTTGACGGCAATGACTATCTTGCTGTGTACGCTGTGACCGAATGGGCGGCCCAGCGCGCACGCTCGGGGGGCGGCCCCAGTCTCATCGAACTGGTCACCTATCGCGCCTCGGCGCATTCGACCAGCGACGATCCAAGCCGCTACCGCGCTAAGGACGAACACAAGCACTTCCCGTTGGGCGATCCGATCGAACGACTCAAGACCCACCTCGTGGCGCAAGGCGCATGGAGTCAAAAAGAACATGACGAACTCATCGCTGAACTTGACGACCGCATGTCGGCCAGTTGGCAAGAAGCGCTGTCCTATGGCACGACCGAAGAGGGCAGCAGTTTCGCCGTCGATTCGATGTTTGACGACGTCTACAAAGACATTCCCGATCATTTGGTCGCGCAGCGCGAAAAGCTCAAGCGCCAGCTACAGAAACAATAA
- a CDS encoding alpha-ketoacid dehydrogenase subunit beta: MAKMNMVQAINSAMDVMMERNNSVVVMGQDVGYFGGVFNCTSGLQKKYGEQRVFDTPISEAGIVATAIGMGVNDLRPVAEIQFADYIYPAFDQIVSELARLRYRSAGDFCSPVTLRSPCGGGIRGGQTHSQSPEGIFTHVCGIKVVMPSNPYDAKGLLIASIEDDDPVVFFEPKRVYNGPFYGDPKQPASTWGDHPKGEVDEGYYTLPIGKADVVRPGNDLSIITYGTMVHVCEAVVRDNELDAEVIDLRSMLPLDIDTIVESVQKTGRCLIVHEATRFSGFGAELSAQIQERCFWSLAAPIQRVTGWDTPYPHAFEWEYFPGPSRIMAAIDKVMKESA; this comes from the coding sequence ATGGCAAAAATGAATATGGTCCAGGCGATCAACTCCGCCATGGACGTGATGATGGAGCGAAACAATTCCGTCGTCGTGATGGGGCAGGATGTCGGCTACTTTGGCGGCGTCTTCAACTGTACGTCCGGTCTGCAAAAAAAGTATGGCGAACAACGCGTGTTTGATACACCGATTTCCGAAGCGGGGATTGTGGCGACCGCGATCGGCATGGGGGTCAACGACCTACGACCGGTCGCCGAAATTCAGTTCGCCGACTATATCTATCCGGCGTTCGATCAAATCGTCAGCGAACTCGCGCGGCTGCGCTATCGGAGCGCGGGCGACTTTTGTTCGCCGGTTACATTGCGCTCACCCTGCGGTGGCGGTATCCGCGGCGGGCAAACGCACTCGCAAAGTCCCGAAGGGATTTTCACCCACGTGTGCGGCATTAAGGTCGTCATGCCGTCGAACCCTTACGACGCGAAAGGATTGCTCATCGCCAGCATTGAAGATGACGACCCCGTGGTGTTTTTCGAACCCAAACGCGTCTACAACGGACCGTTCTACGGCGACCCCAAACAGCCTGCAAGCACCTGGGGCGACCATCCCAAGGGCGAGGTTGACGAAGGCTACTACACGCTACCGATCGGCAAAGCCGACGTGGTGCGTCCGGGTAACGATTTATCCATCATTACCTATGGCACGATGGTGCACGTGTGCGAGGCAGTGGTGCGCGATAACGAACTCGATGCCGAAGTAATCGATCTACGCTCAATGCTGCCGTTGGATATCGATACCATTGTCGAGTCAGTGCAAAAAACCGGCCGCTGCTTGATCGTGCACGAGGCCACGCGCTTCAGTGGTTTTGGCGCCGAACTTTCCGCGCAGATCCAGGAACGCTGTTTTTGGAGTCTGGCAGCACCGATACAGCGTGTAACGGGTTGGGACACGCCCTATCCTCATGCGTTTGAGTGGGAGTACTTTCCTGGGCCCAGCCGCATTATGGCCGCGATTGATAAAGTGATGAAGGAATCGGCATGA
- a CDS encoding dihydrolipoamide acetyltransferase family protein: protein MSEHIFTLPDLGEGTVEAEVSEWHVNVGDLVKEDQPVVDMLTDKAAVEVPAPVTGTIVKLGGEPGDIIAVGAPLVVFETDASVNVNAAPSAASDKPRSASTPAPAAQATPSETPNAEPSRATVATAPIAPPAPLPAVNLTASTPAPAPAGIPKSVTTAKVLTSPVIRRLAREHRIDLAEIEGTGSRGRILRADFDAHLVKLERGPAPIPPRKRVGAKEVKVIGMRRIIAQRMSASKSEIPHFSYVEEIDVTELEQFRQLLNQQYAQYGVKFSYLPLLVQCVAKALARFPQCNALYDKERNVLVQHDPVHAGIATQTPDGLKVPVVHHAEAMSLPQLAQAIASAAQGARDGSASKHQLTGSTITVTSLGKLGGIASTPVINQPEVSIIGVNRAVERPMVVNGGIHIRRMMNLSASFDHRFVDGYDAAEFIQAIKEMLENPSHTFSAG, encoded by the coding sequence ATGAGCGAACATATTTTCACGCTGCCCGACTTGGGCGAAGGCACGGTCGAAGCCGAAGTCTCCGAATGGCATGTGAACGTCGGCGACCTGGTCAAAGAAGACCAGCCGGTAGTCGACATGCTCACGGATAAGGCGGCAGTCGAAGTGCCCGCGCCAGTCACCGGCACCATCGTTAAACTGGGTGGCGAACCGGGTGACATCATCGCGGTCGGCGCACCACTGGTTGTGTTCGAAACCGACGCCAGTGTAAACGTCAACGCGGCGCCTTCGGCGGCCAGCGACAAACCGCGCTCTGCTTCGACCCCAGCGCCTGCCGCCCAGGCTACACCCTCCGAAACGCCTAATGCCGAACCGTCACGTGCAACGGTTGCGACGGCACCCATAGCGCCGCCAGCGCCACTGCCTGCAGTGAATCTCACCGCCTCCACACCGGCGCCGGCACCGGCGGGCATTCCAAAAAGCGTCACGACTGCAAAGGTACTCACGTCGCCGGTGATTCGCCGGCTCGCGCGAGAACACCGCATCGATCTGGCCGAGATCGAAGGCACCGGCTCGCGGGGGCGCATTTTGCGCGCGGATTTCGACGCGCATCTGGTCAAACTCGAACGCGGTCCCGCGCCGATTCCACCGCGCAAACGAGTGGGCGCGAAGGAAGTCAAAGTGATTGGCATGCGACGCATCATCGCGCAGCGCATGAGTGCGAGTAAATCGGAGATTCCACACTTTTCATATGTCGAAGAAATTGATGTCACCGAACTCGAACAGTTTCGCCAACTGCTCAATCAGCAGTACGCCCAATACGGCGTCAAATTTAGCTACTTGCCTCTGCTCGTTCAGTGTGTCGCCAAAGCCCTTGCGCGCTTCCCTCAGTGTAACGCGCTCTATGACAAGGAACGCAATGTACTCGTACAGCACGATCCCGTGCACGCCGGAATCGCCACGCAAACACCCGACGGACTCAAAGTGCCGGTCGTTCATCACGCGGAGGCCATGTCGTTGCCGCAACTCGCACAAGCCATCGCCTCAGCCGCTCAAGGCGCCCGCGACGGCAGCGCCTCGAAGCATCAACTCACCGGGTCTACCATCACCGTGACAAGCTTAGGCAAACTGGGTGGCATCGCCTCAACGCCCGTCATCAACCAACCAGAAGTGTCGATCATCGGCGTCAATCGCGCGGTCGAACGCCCCATGGTCGTGAACGGTGGCATTCATATCCGCCGTATGATGAACCTCTCGGCTTCATTTGATCATCGTTTCGTCGATGGTTATGACGCCGCTGAATTTATCCAAGCCATAAAAGAGATGCTCGAAAACCCGAGCCATACCTTTTCGGCTGGGTAA